One Lutzomyia longipalpis isolate SR_M1_2022 chromosome 4, ASM2433408v1 DNA segment encodes these proteins:
- the LOC129795192 gene encoding chitinase-like protein Idgf4, protein MSSLTIYLAVALASLVAIAYGQQGTSKVICYYDSRSFVREGLGKTNLADIEPALPFCTHLVYGYAGINGGTNKLVSLNENHDLDQGKGFFRQVTTLKRKYPALKILLGVGGGADPESSQYLSLLESSAGRISFINAAYTLVKTYDFDGLDLSWQFPVVKPKKIRGTFSSFFHKIKKPFTSDDVIDEKSEEHKEEFTALVRELKNSFRHDNYQLALTVMPNVNSSLYFDVPAIINNLDYVSLAAFDFQTPDRNPKEADYPAPLYELPERNPESNVNYQVQWWLGQRGPASKIIVGIPTFGHCWKLGEDSGITGVPPLRTPKEGHPEGPQLKVPGLVSYPEACSKLTNPSNAHLKGEDAPLRKVNDPTKRFGNYAFRLGDPDRDYEHGMWCSFEDPDTAGNKAGYVRAKGLGGIGLFDITLDDFRGTCSGDKFPILRAAKYRL, encoded by the exons ATGTCTAGTCTTACGATCTATCTCGCTGTGGCTCTGGCCTCCCTGGTGGCGATCGCGTACGGTCAGCAGGGTACAAGCAAGGTCATCTGCTACTACGACAGTCGGAGTTTTGTGCGTGAAG GACTTGGAAAGACAAATCTTGCTGACATTGAACCAGCTCTACCCTTCTGCACGCATCTTGTTTATGGCTATGCTGGTATTAATGGTGGAACCAACAAACTCGTCTCATTGAATGAGAATCACGACTTGGATCAGGGTAAAGGTTTCTTCAGGCAAGTCACAACACTCAAACGCAAATATCCCGCCTTGAAGATTCTTCTTGGCGTGGGTGGTGGTGCTGATCCTGAGAGTAGTCAATATTTGAGTCTTCTGGAATCTTCAGCGGGGCGCATTTCATTCATCAATGCCGCCTACACGCTTGTCAAGACGTACGATTTTGACGGTTTGGACTTATCGTGGCAATTCCCCGTGGTTAAACCAAAGAAAATTCGCGGAACTTTCTCGTCATTCTTCCACAAAATCAAGAAACCCTTCACATCAGACGATGTGATTGATGAGAAGTCCGAGGAGCACAAGGAGGAATTTACAGCCCTCGTGCGTGAGCTTAAGAACTCCTTCCGTCACGATAACTACCAACTAGCTCTCACCGTTATGCCCAATGTCAATTCATCCCTTTACTTTGACGTGCCTGCCATCATTAACAACCTGGACTACGTTTCCTTGGCAGCTTTTGACTTCCAAACCCCCGATCGGAATCCCAAAGAAGCCGACTACCCTGCTCCACTGTACGAGCTACCAGAACGCAATCCTGAATCCAATGTCAACTACCAGGTGCAATGGTGGTTGGGCCAAAGGGGTCCTGCATCGAAAATTATCGTTGGTATCCCAACCTTTGGGCATTGTTGGAAGTTGGGTGAAGATTCGGGCATCACTGGGGTCCCACCTCTTCGTACACCCAAAGAAGGTCACCCTGAGGGTCCTCAACTCAAAGTTCCCGGCCTTGTGAGCTACCCCGAAGCCTGTTCTAAGCTAACAAATCCCTCAAATGCCCATCTTAAGGGTGAAGACGCACCCCTGCGCAAAGTCAATGACCCTACTAAACGTTTTGGAAATTATGCCTTTCGCCTTGGGGATCCCGATCGGGACTACGAACACGGAATGTGGTGCAGCTTTGAGGATCCCGATACAGCTGGCAATAAAGCTGGGTATGTTCGTGCCAAGGGCTTGGGCGGTATTGGTCTCTTTGACATCACCCTCGATGACTTCCGTGGCACCTGCTCTGGGGATAAATTCCCCATTCTACGTGCTGCCAAATACCGTCTCTAG